A portion of the Panulirus ornatus isolate Po-2019 chromosome 43, ASM3632096v1, whole genome shotgun sequence genome contains these proteins:
- the LOC139762454 gene encoding probable peptidoglycan muropeptide transporter SLC46 isoform X1: MKRKTMESCNERSPLLGAETDMSKDATHPTRQEEPSNLHFPDQTFKKTSATSSSMRFIKEVMKNVTLEPMLFMKMLAQGNFVVVADTIEIDRVCRVNLNFTEEECAAMDSGNYTKVQVAVQRYQNNFNYNQSLMDSLIPLLIILFMGSLSDRYGRKPPMLAVLAGFMAFAGVYLLMAYRPSWPVEVLYAATLAVDVTGTWVVFNMAVYSYVADITSPETRTKRLGILDACWYIGDPLGRLLGGWLYRAAGYPAVFIVSIVLWFMSFIYVMLFVRESVNKSAQRHSAQETQDARWGPLHHVVALLRTAFKSRTGNGRIHLLILLGLKLMVFSVQGHQMYLWARRVLKWGPTEFSTWSSLDSVVHEAGMVGWVWLAARFALHDTLVAVAGLFSIGLWSAVLACIMGPGTWWLVIVASVLGMLEPAIEPALRTLLTTVVGVNEAGKVLALTGLLESAWLSVDRTVFTFFYNTFVASFPQINFVVQASLSLLLIVVLLCLRRHLSRQAAIQEPTDMHNPIYIVQDTSPTAPSPASCDPVVTVQNRGIKTAGDTLPSRMDDITHAHFN, from the exons AGGTCACCACTGCTAGGTGCAGAAACCGACATGTCGAAGGATGCCACACATCCAACCCGGCAGGAGGAGCCCAGCAACCTTCATTTCCCTGACCAGACATTCAAGAAGACCTCAGCTACAAGTTCTTCCATGAGGTTCATAAAAGAG GTGATGAAGAATGTGACACTGGAACCGATGTTGTTCATGAAAATGCTTGCACAGGGCAACTTTGTGGTGGTTGCTGACACAATTGAAATAGACCGTGTATGTCGTGTCAATTTGAACTTCACGGAAGAGGAATGTGCTGCTATGGACAGTGGCAACTACACAAAAGTCCAG GTTGCTGTCCAGAGGTACCAAAACAACTTTAACTATAACCAGAGCCTAATGGACAGCCTGATCCCTCTTTTGATAATATTGTTCATGGGGTCTCTTAGTGACCGTTATGGTCGTAAACCCCCAATGTTAGCAGTACTGGCTGGTTTTATGGCCTTTGCTGGTGTCTATCTCCTGATGGCTTACAGACCCTCATGGCCTGTTGAGGTGCTTTATGCTGCCACTCTGGCAGTAGATGTCACAGGCACATGGGTTGTGTTCAACATGGCAGTGTACAGTTATGTAGCAGACATTACTTCCCCTGAAACCCGCACCAAGAGACTTGGAATACTAGACGCCTGTTGGTACATAGGTGACCCTTTGGGCCGGCTACTAGGGGGTTGGCTATATAGAGCTGCAGGCTACCCTGCTGTTTTTATTGTCTCAATTGTTTTGTGGTTCATGAGCTTCATTTATGTGATGTTATTTGTACGTGAGAGTGTTAACAAATCTGCACAAAGACATAGTGCCCAGGAAACCCAGGATGCTCGCTGGGGGCCACTACATCATGTGGTGGCTCTGCTAAGGACAGCATTCAAATCCAGAACTGGAAATGGTCGTATCCACCTTCTGATTTTGCTGGGGCTTAAACTCATGGTGTTTTCGGTGCAGGGCCACCAAATGTACCTGTGGGCAAGGCGTGTTCTTAAATGGGGACCAACTGAATTTTCTACTTGGAGTAGCTTGGATTCCGTGGTACACGAGGCAggtatggtgggctgggtatggTTAGCAGCACGATTTGCTTTGCATGACACCCTGGTCGCTGTAGCTGGGCTCTTCTCCATTGGTTTATGGTCAGCAGTGCTGGCCTGTATCATGGGTCCTGGAACATGGTGGTTGGTGATAGTGGCATCAGTGCTGGGCATGCTAGAGCCTGCTATAGAGCCAGCCTTGCGGACCCTGCTCACCACAGTAGTAGGAGTGAATGAGGCAGGCAAAGTTTTGGCTCTCACTGGCCTATTGGAATCTGCCTGGTTGTCTGTAGACCGAACAGTCTTCACATTCTTCTACAACACTTTCGTTGCATCATTTCCTCAG ATCAACTTTGTAGTGCAGGCAAGTTTGTCCCTGTTGCTTATTGTGGTTTTGTTGTGCCTCCGGAGACACTTAAGTCGTCAGGCTGCTATCCAAGAACCTACTGACatgcacaaccccatctacattGTGCAAGACACAAGccccacagctccctcccctGCTTCATGTGACCCTGTTGTCACTGTGCAAAACAGAGGTATCAAGACTGCTGGAGACACATTACCATCCCGCATGGATGACATTACCCATGCTCATTTTAATTAG
- the LOC139762454 gene encoding probable peptidoglycan muropeptide transporter SLC46 isoform X2 produces the protein MIDPATPENRSPLLGAETDMSKDATHPTRQEEPSNLHFPDQTFKKTSATSSSMRFIKEVMKNVTLEPMLFMKMLAQGNFVVVADTIEIDRVCRVNLNFTEEECAAMDSGNYTKVQVAVQRYQNNFNYNQSLMDSLIPLLIILFMGSLSDRYGRKPPMLAVLAGFMAFAGVYLLMAYRPSWPVEVLYAATLAVDVTGTWVVFNMAVYSYVADITSPETRTKRLGILDACWYIGDPLGRLLGGWLYRAAGYPAVFIVSIVLWFMSFIYVMLFVRESVNKSAQRHSAQETQDARWGPLHHVVALLRTAFKSRTGNGRIHLLILLGLKLMVFSVQGHQMYLWARRVLKWGPTEFSTWSSLDSVVHEAGMVGWVWLAARFALHDTLVAVAGLFSIGLWSAVLACIMGPGTWWLVIVASVLGMLEPAIEPALRTLLTTVVGVNEAGKVLALTGLLESAWLSVDRTVFTFFYNTFVASFPQINFVVQASLSLLLIVVLLCLRRHLSRQAAIQEPTDMHNPIYIVQDTSPTAPSPASCDPVVTVQNRGIKTAGDTLPSRMDDITHAHFN, from the exons AGGTCACCACTGCTAGGTGCAGAAACCGACATGTCGAAGGATGCCACACATCCAACCCGGCAGGAGGAGCCCAGCAACCTTCATTTCCCTGACCAGACATTCAAGAAGACCTCAGCTACAAGTTCTTCCATGAGGTTCATAAAAGAG GTGATGAAGAATGTGACACTGGAACCGATGTTGTTCATGAAAATGCTTGCACAGGGCAACTTTGTGGTGGTTGCTGACACAATTGAAATAGACCGTGTATGTCGTGTCAATTTGAACTTCACGGAAGAGGAATGTGCTGCTATGGACAGTGGCAACTACACAAAAGTCCAG GTTGCTGTCCAGAGGTACCAAAACAACTTTAACTATAACCAGAGCCTAATGGACAGCCTGATCCCTCTTTTGATAATATTGTTCATGGGGTCTCTTAGTGACCGTTATGGTCGTAAACCCCCAATGTTAGCAGTACTGGCTGGTTTTATGGCCTTTGCTGGTGTCTATCTCCTGATGGCTTACAGACCCTCATGGCCTGTTGAGGTGCTTTATGCTGCCACTCTGGCAGTAGATGTCACAGGCACATGGGTTGTGTTCAACATGGCAGTGTACAGTTATGTAGCAGACATTACTTCCCCTGAAACCCGCACCAAGAGACTTGGAATACTAGACGCCTGTTGGTACATAGGTGACCCTTTGGGCCGGCTACTAGGGGGTTGGCTATATAGAGCTGCAGGCTACCCTGCTGTTTTTATTGTCTCAATTGTTTTGTGGTTCATGAGCTTCATTTATGTGATGTTATTTGTACGTGAGAGTGTTAACAAATCTGCACAAAGACATAGTGCCCAGGAAACCCAGGATGCTCGCTGGGGGCCACTACATCATGTGGTGGCTCTGCTAAGGACAGCATTCAAATCCAGAACTGGAAATGGTCGTATCCACCTTCTGATTTTGCTGGGGCTTAAACTCATGGTGTTTTCGGTGCAGGGCCACCAAATGTACCTGTGGGCAAGGCGTGTTCTTAAATGGGGACCAACTGAATTTTCTACTTGGAGTAGCTTGGATTCCGTGGTACACGAGGCAggtatggtgggctgggtatggTTAGCAGCACGATTTGCTTTGCATGACACCCTGGTCGCTGTAGCTGGGCTCTTCTCCATTGGTTTATGGTCAGCAGTGCTGGCCTGTATCATGGGTCCTGGAACATGGTGGTTGGTGATAGTGGCATCAGTGCTGGGCATGCTAGAGCCTGCTATAGAGCCAGCCTTGCGGACCCTGCTCACCACAGTAGTAGGAGTGAATGAGGCAGGCAAAGTTTTGGCTCTCACTGGCCTATTGGAATCTGCCTGGTTGTCTGTAGACCGAACAGTCTTCACATTCTTCTACAACACTTTCGTTGCATCATTTCCTCAG ATCAACTTTGTAGTGCAGGCAAGTTTGTCCCTGTTGCTTATTGTGGTTTTGTTGTGCCTCCGGAGACACTTAAGTCGTCAGGCTGCTATCCAAGAACCTACTGACatgcacaaccccatctacattGTGCAAGACACAAGccccacagctccctcccctGCTTCATGTGACCCTGTTGTCACTGTGCAAAACAGAGGTATCAAGACTGCTGGAGACACATTACCATCCCGCATGGATGACATTACCCATGCTCATTTTAATTAG
- the LOC139762454 gene encoding probable peptidoglycan muropeptide transporter SLC46 isoform X3, which translates to MSKDATHPTRQEEPSNLHFPDQTFKKTSATSSSMRFIKEVMKNVTLEPMLFMKMLAQGNFVVVADTIEIDRVCRVNLNFTEEECAAMDSGNYTKVQVAVQRYQNNFNYNQSLMDSLIPLLIILFMGSLSDRYGRKPPMLAVLAGFMAFAGVYLLMAYRPSWPVEVLYAATLAVDVTGTWVVFNMAVYSYVADITSPETRTKRLGILDACWYIGDPLGRLLGGWLYRAAGYPAVFIVSIVLWFMSFIYVMLFVRESVNKSAQRHSAQETQDARWGPLHHVVALLRTAFKSRTGNGRIHLLILLGLKLMVFSVQGHQMYLWARRVLKWGPTEFSTWSSLDSVVHEAGMVGWVWLAARFALHDTLVAVAGLFSIGLWSAVLACIMGPGTWWLVIVASVLGMLEPAIEPALRTLLTTVVGVNEAGKVLALTGLLESAWLSVDRTVFTFFYNTFVASFPQINFVVQASLSLLLIVVLLCLRRHLSRQAAIQEPTDMHNPIYIVQDTSPTAPSPASCDPVVTVQNRGIKTAGDTLPSRMDDITHAHFN; encoded by the exons ATGTCGAAGGATGCCACACATCCAACCCGGCAGGAGGAGCCCAGCAACCTTCATTTCCCTGACCAGACATTCAAGAAGACCTCAGCTACAAGTTCTTCCATGAGGTTCATAAAAGAG GTGATGAAGAATGTGACACTGGAACCGATGTTGTTCATGAAAATGCTTGCACAGGGCAACTTTGTGGTGGTTGCTGACACAATTGAAATAGACCGTGTATGTCGTGTCAATTTGAACTTCACGGAAGAGGAATGTGCTGCTATGGACAGTGGCAACTACACAAAAGTCCAG GTTGCTGTCCAGAGGTACCAAAACAACTTTAACTATAACCAGAGCCTAATGGACAGCCTGATCCCTCTTTTGATAATATTGTTCATGGGGTCTCTTAGTGACCGTTATGGTCGTAAACCCCCAATGTTAGCAGTACTGGCTGGTTTTATGGCCTTTGCTGGTGTCTATCTCCTGATGGCTTACAGACCCTCATGGCCTGTTGAGGTGCTTTATGCTGCCACTCTGGCAGTAGATGTCACAGGCACATGGGTTGTGTTCAACATGGCAGTGTACAGTTATGTAGCAGACATTACTTCCCCTGAAACCCGCACCAAGAGACTTGGAATACTAGACGCCTGTTGGTACATAGGTGACCCTTTGGGCCGGCTACTAGGGGGTTGGCTATATAGAGCTGCAGGCTACCCTGCTGTTTTTATTGTCTCAATTGTTTTGTGGTTCATGAGCTTCATTTATGTGATGTTATTTGTACGTGAGAGTGTTAACAAATCTGCACAAAGACATAGTGCCCAGGAAACCCAGGATGCTCGCTGGGGGCCACTACATCATGTGGTGGCTCTGCTAAGGACAGCATTCAAATCCAGAACTGGAAATGGTCGTATCCACCTTCTGATTTTGCTGGGGCTTAAACTCATGGTGTTTTCGGTGCAGGGCCACCAAATGTACCTGTGGGCAAGGCGTGTTCTTAAATGGGGACCAACTGAATTTTCTACTTGGAGTAGCTTGGATTCCGTGGTACACGAGGCAggtatggtgggctgggtatggTTAGCAGCACGATTTGCTTTGCATGACACCCTGGTCGCTGTAGCTGGGCTCTTCTCCATTGGTTTATGGTCAGCAGTGCTGGCCTGTATCATGGGTCCTGGAACATGGTGGTTGGTGATAGTGGCATCAGTGCTGGGCATGCTAGAGCCTGCTATAGAGCCAGCCTTGCGGACCCTGCTCACCACAGTAGTAGGAGTGAATGAGGCAGGCAAAGTTTTGGCTCTCACTGGCCTATTGGAATCTGCCTGGTTGTCTGTAGACCGAACAGTCTTCACATTCTTCTACAACACTTTCGTTGCATCATTTCCTCAG ATCAACTTTGTAGTGCAGGCAAGTTTGTCCCTGTTGCTTATTGTGGTTTTGTTGTGCCTCCGGAGACACTTAAGTCGTCAGGCTGCTATCCAAGAACCTACTGACatgcacaaccccatctacattGTGCAAGACACAAGccccacagctccctcccctGCTTCATGTGACCCTGTTGTCACTGTGCAAAACAGAGGTATCAAGACTGCTGGAGACACATTACCATCCCGCATGGATGACATTACCCATGCTCATTTTAATTAG